In Fervidobacterium thailandense, the genomic stretch ACTACGATGTAAGTGTTGCTCGCGCCATTGCTCAAAGCTTTATAGCTACTTCAACAGTAACCGCGCTTTTGAAGTTTATAATTGGAAGAGCAAGACCTTACGTAAACATCGGTGCACTAACTTTTAACCCCTTCTCATTTTCAAAGTCTTTTCAGTCATTCCCTTCCGGTCATGCCTCGCTTTCTTGGACGATCTTCACACCAATTGCTCAAAATTTTGGCGCTCAGTGGTATTTCGTTCCGGTAATCCTTTCGACCCAGAGACTTTGGTCGGACGAACACTGGTTGTCGGATGTTATCTTCGGTTCGGTTCTCGGTTGGTGGATCGCAAATCGCATCCAATCGGAAAAATAGATAGTGAACTACTGCAAAATACCGCGAAATTCCGAGGGGGAAGAATATATGAAGATCTACGAATACGATAAAGAAATTCCTTTTAACTTGAACATTTCAAAATTCGAAAAGGGCGAAGTATTAACCTTTGACACGGTTTACGAACCGGATATCCCGGAATCAAAGAGAGTATACGTTTATAGGTTCACCACCACTCAACCCTGGGCAAGGTTAATATTCCTCCACGGTATCGGTAACGGCCACGTACCCTACCTCATGTGGTTCGGCGAAAAATTTGCCGAGCAAGGTGTAGAGACGTTCTTTCTTATCCACCCGTACCACTTACAACGCGGGAAACCGGACTGGGAAGGTGGGGAACCGTTTTTCCACCACTCACCTGCCCATTGTATCATCAGATTCCATCAGGCAATTAAGGACGTGAGGAGGACCATTGATCTCATCGAAGCTGAAGAAAAAGCTGGAAGATTTCACTCACTTCCGTTAGCCATCATGGGGTTCAGTTTTGGTGGCATGATCGCCACTATGACACTAGCACTCGATAAACGCCTCTCAGCCGGCATATTAGCATTCACCGGCGGTGACTGGAGATGGATAAATTGGTACTCACCGTACGTTGAACCGGTTCGCCGAGGATACGCTCTCTACAGTAACGAATGGGGATGCAAAGACGAAGATACGTGCAAAAAATTGAGGGAAGAGAGCAGAAAAAAAGTACACACGCTCAAAACCATCGACGAAATATTTTTGCTAAAGCCAACCTGTTTTCATTACGACCCCATCTCCTACGCGAAGTTTGTGAACCAACCCGTACTGATGTTCCAAGGTGTCTTTGACAAAGTAATACCTCAACGGGCCTCGAACGGATTATTTAGACTCTTGCCGAATGCGAGGAAATTTGTCGTACCATCGGGTCACAAAAGTTCTTACCTCTTCAGACGGATCATCTTACGTAAAAGCCTACAGTTTTTGGAAGAGGCGTTAGCTAACCGGAAGCTAACTGTTGCCTGACTTTGAACAGCTCATCCCTCAACCTTGCGGCATCCTCGTACCTGAGCTCTGATGCCGCTTTGTACATCTCTTCCTCAAGCAGCGCGGCGTATTCCTCGAGAGTTAATGCATCTTTCAGCTGGAATATGCTGTCCTCGTACAGTTTATACATCTCCTCTTCTTTATCACGGAACGGTGCAAAGATGTCTTCCATCATGGGCTTTACTATCGTTTTTGGTTTGATACCGTGCTTTTCGTTGTATTCCATCTGAATTTTTCTTCGCCTGTTAGTTTCATCGATTGCGCGTTGCATCGCCGGAGTGACTCTATCGGCGTACATGATCACCTTACCATTTTCATTACGTGCCGTTCTACCGATAATCTGTATAAGCGTGGTTTCACTCCTCAAAAAACCCTCGGTGTCCGCATCGAGAATCGCCACAAGTGAAACCTCCGGAAGGTCCAGTCCCTCCCTGAGGAGATTAACACCTACCACGACATCTATCTCTCCAGCACGTAGCTTCTTTAACACCTCCACACGCTTGATCGCGTCAAGTTCGGAGTGTAAATAGAGAGCGCGGATGTTGAATTCCACAAGATATTCGGCCAACATTTCCGCCGTCTTCTTTGTTAGAACCGTTACCAACGCCTTTTCACCGCGTTTCTTCACTTCCACGATTTCTTTTACCAAGTCGTCCACCTGGTACCTTGTGGGCCTAACCTCAACAAGCGGATCGACAAGTCCTGTTGGTCTGATGATTTGCTCGACGATTTGTTCGGATACCTCAAGTTCGAAAGGCCCAGGTGTTGCCGACACAAAAATCACCTGGTTGACCATCTTAAGGAACTCTTCAAACTTGAGCGGCCTGTTATCGTACGCACACGGTAACCGGAAACCGTACTCTACAAGGCTTTTCTTCCGTGACATCTCACCATGGTACATGGCTCTCAACTGGGGAATCGTTATGTGCGACTCATCTATGAAGAGCAAGAAATCCTTATCGAAATAATCGAGCAAAGTGTACGGTGGCTCCCCAGGTTTCCTTCCATCGAAATGCCTTGAATAATTCTCGATTCCTGTACAATAACCGAGTGTCGACAAAAGTTCTATATCGTTCATTGTTCTCTGGTACAACCGTTGTGCCTCCAATTCCTTACCCATCGCCTTGAGTTCGGCAACGCGTTCGTCAAGCTCCTGTTTTATGGTCTTCACAGCCCTGGCTATCTTTTCCTCGGTCGTAACGAATTCCTTCGTCGGATAGATGGTTATCCTATCCAGTTCCTCGATGACGGTCCGGTTGAGCCTATCGAACGTGAATATGCGATCGACCTCGTCACCGAAAAACTCGATCCGAATGCCCTCGTCCTGGTACGTGGGGAAGATCTCCAGCGTATCTCCACGTAACCTAAAGCTACCAGTTAGTCCCACATCTTCTTTCCTCTCGTAACCGATTTTCACAAGTTTTTTCGGCAGCTCTGACAAATTAACTTGTTGCCCAACCTCAAGCTTGATGTTTAATTGGTCGAAATCCATCGGATCACCACATGCGTAGATAGCTGAAACACTCGCAACGACGATTACGTCCCTTCTTGTCATGATAGACTTTATGGCACTCATCCTCATTCGTGCTATGACTTCATTTATATCTGCACTCTTCTCGATGTACAAATCCTTAGCTGGAACGTACGCCTCGGGTTGATAGTAATCGTAATAGCTTATAAAAAACTCAACTTTATTGTTCGGAAAAAACGACTTAAATTCCGAATAGAGCTGAGCTGCAAGTGTCTTGTTCGGAGATATGACGAGTACTTGCCTGTTCATTTCCTTTATCACGTTCGCCATGGTAAAGGTTTTACCACTACCGGTCACACCCAAAAGAGTCTGAAACCGGTAGCCTTTTCGTAAGCCCTCAACGAGCTTCTCAATCGCTTGCGGTTGGTCACCCATAGGCTTGTACTCACTAACCAATTCAAACGGCATGCGGGAAACCTCCCGAAATGTTGAAACCCATTCGCGATTCATATGATCATTCTTAATCAAATTATATCACACTCTAAACCTTCGCTTTTCATTCAGTTCACCAAAAAACACCGTGAAAATTGCGAGATTTCAGCTAAAATAACCGTGTGAGCACTACAAGTGAGGAGAGTGGTAACATGGTTCAGTTCAAGGTGTACTATCCCTCACAAGTAGCAAAAAGAGTACTTGCACTAATCCTACTGGTTGACCCGCTCGCACTGCTCGTAAGTTACTACGGATTTGCTGGGATTGGAAACTATCCGATTCACGTCATATTGCTCGGCTACGCGCTTGCAGTCGTTACCGTCGGACTTCCCATTTTGTTTGCAAGCAAATACATAGCCAGAAAAGTTTTCGATAGCTTGAACGTCAACGTCCCTGTCGTTACATCGCTCTTGGTATTTTTGGGGAACTTTTTCGCAGCAACACTGATTGGAATAGTATCGAAGGCCATCGCTCCGATGCCAGAGAGTACGCTAATCCTCAGGCTTGCTGGAGCGCTCGCAATAAACGTCAACATACTGGTAATCTACGTATGGTTGCTCTCCACGATTAGATCTCCCGACGAACTTGACGAAGATTTGTTCAGGAGAATCCAAATTCCAATCGTTCTGAAACTCGTACTCGGTGTCTTGTCAATCTCCATGTGGATCGGTCCAATATTGCTAAAAGCTCTACTCCGACGCGTTGAAGTTGAATACTCCTTGCAGAGAACACTGGTCTTCATCTCGGTGATACTGAACGTAGCCCTTGCTGTGGGTATAACACTCCTCACAAGAAGGATCCTTAACGGTGTTCCCAAACTGGTGGGAACGCTTGTTAAACTATCCAAAGGTGACCTCACAACCTCGTGGATTGCTCAAAGTTCCGACGAGTTCAAAATTATCTCAAAAGCCCTCAACAACGCAATCGCCGGACTGAGGCAGTTACTATCGAAAGCCGCGGAAACCTCGATCATGAGTGTAAACCTTTTTGGTGAAGTTAGAAAGAATTTCGAACAATTCGAAGGAAGAACTACCAAGATGGTCGAAGACGTCCAGAATCAGCAATTACAGTTGGAACGCATCACCAGCTCAATCGAAGAAATCACCGCGAACATAGAAGAGCTCTCCGCACAAGCTCAAAGTTTGGCACAACTTGCCGAAAACATTATGAGGAGTGTTAACAACGTCAGCGAAAAGTCCGCCCAAGCGCTTGACATGACGAAGAGGGTCAAGGAACTCACCGCCGGATTTCTGAGAGAGTACGAAAACCTCGAGAAAAACATAAACATCATGAGTGAAAACACAAAGAATATTGGAAGCATTGTCGAAACAGTTAGGGCTATCGCTGAGCAAACGAACCTTCTCGCCTTGAACGCAGCGATCGAAGCGGCACGTGCTGGGGAAGCTGGACGTGGCTTTGCGGTAGTTGCCGATGAAATTAGAAAACTTGCCGAGCAAACAAAGGCCTCAACGGATATGATTTCCAAAACGATCCTGGCCATCGAAGAGTCCTCGAGAACGCTTTCCGAAGGTGTCAGAAACTTAAAGGCCGAGGTAGTCCAAACGGAACAAGGTTACAACGCGGTCATGGAAACCTTCGAATTTCTGAATGACGTCATCAAAAACCTCACCGGTGTCGTTGACACGCTGGCTGCACACAGCGAGGAGCAAAGTGCGAGTGCCGAAGAGATGCGCAGTGGTGCACTGGAAATCTCCAGCAGCGTCTCGATGATTTCGGAAACCGGCCAAAAGATTGTTCAGAGTGCCTCAAACAACTTACAGGAACTCTCATCTATTTCTAAGCAACTCGCAACCGTAACCGAAACCTTAAGAGAGCTGAAGATGCGAATAGAGGTCTTCAAATATTGAAGCTGAACTTTAATTGAGTCAACTAGAAGATAAGGCGGGCACGTGCCCGCCTTAAATTCAAACTAATTAAACTAACTGGCCTTTCTCGCAAGGCTGATTAAATATTCGATTGTGTCATCGAAGGACATACGTTCCCTGATTCCCTGTCGCAAGAATTTGTTCACTTCATCTATCAATTCGATGGCCTTATCGATCTTGGGATTCGTCCCTTTTTTATACGCTCCCACATCGATCAAGTCCTTCGCATCGTTGTAAGTGGCCATCAAATCTCTCAAAGTTCGCGCCGCGTTGAGATGCTCAGGTTTGACAATATCGACCATTAACCTACTGATGCTCATGAGCACATCTATCGCCGGATAGTGGTTCGATTCCGCAAGTTTCCGTGACAGAATGATGTGTCCATCCACGATTCCGCGCACCGTGTCGGATATTGGCTCGTTGAAGTCGTCAGCCTCCACCAAGACGGTGTATATACCGGTTATACTCCCCTTATCGGAATTACCCGCACGTTCAAGAATCTTCGGCAGCGTTGCAAATACGCTCGGTGGATATCCACGTGTAGTTGGAGGTTCCCCAATCGCCAAACCTATTTCGCGTTGCGCCATGGCCCACCTTGTCAGTGAATCAACCATCAGCATCACTGTGTAACCTTTGTCGCGGAAATACTCCGCGATCGTTGTTGCCGTGAGAAGTGCCTTAACCCTCAACAACGCTGGTTGATCGGAAGTTGAAACGACCACTACGGATCTTTTCAAACCATCCTCTCCAAGGTCCTTTTCCATAAACTCCCGCACTTCCCTACCACGTTCACCTATCAACGCAATTACATTTATATCCGCCGTTGTATTCCTCGCGATCATACCCAAAAGTGTACTCTTTCCAACCCCACTTCCCGCGAAGATACCGATCCTTTGGCCCTTCCCAAGTGTCAGAAAGCCGTCGATCGCCCTGACACCAACTGGTAGCGGTTCTAAGATTCTCTTTCGAACGAGAGGGTTCGGGGCCTCGTTTACTATCTGTCGGTAGTCACGAGCGGTGAGTGAACGTCCATCTATGGGGCGTCCCAGTGCATCGATAACCCGACCTTTCAAATCCTCACCAACCGGCACACTCACGGTTCGACCGGTGCGGATTACCTCGCACCCCTTTTTTAGACCTGTGACATCTTCTAGTGGCATGAGGACCGTCATGTCCTCTTTGAAACCAACCACTTCGGCTAATGTCTTCCTCCGTCCAACCAGTATCTTGCATAACTCACCAAGTGCTGCGTCCGGTCCCCGGGATTCTATCGTCAAGCCGATGATTTTCTGGACCTCGCCGATGTAATCGTAAGGTTGGAGGGCTTCAACCTTGCTAACCAAAAAGTCCATTAACGAAAGGTGCTCATTGATTTTGTGCACCAATATCCCCTCCGAGGGATTGATTTCCAGCAAACTCCTCGAATATCTCATCGAGCATCGTCATTTGAAAATCGAGGGTAGTATCGATCGTACCAATGTCAGTTTCGGCTATCACTCCGTTTTTGATCGTGGGATCGGAAACGATTTCAAATCCCTTCATTCTGATTTCTTGGAGAAGTTCGGGAGGGAGTATTTTCATATCCTCCGGATTGATTCGAATCTTCACTTTCGTGGCACTAACGAGATGAACGAGCACCTTGTCCAATTTGCGTTTCGTTAGCTCTGGATCAACTTCTTTTTCCAAAAACTTTGCAACCAGTGCCCTCACCATTCGCAACAGCTTTGTGGAATACGCTTGCAAAATATCGTCGAGCGTCTTGTCAAAATCTTCGAGAACTTTTGACAAGCGTTGATTGAATTCGTTGAGCATCGCGTCCTTTTCCCGCAAAGCTCCCTCGAGAATTTGCTTTGCCTGTTCGTTGGCTTGGTTGAGAATCAGATTGTATTCCTCCTGGGCCCGTTGCAAGATCTCATCAGCCTGCCTTTTGGCTTCCAAGACGATTGCCTCCGCTTCCCTGTTTGCCTTGGCGACAACTTCCATAAGCTCCCTTTCTTTGGAGGAAACGATGTTTTCATCTTCCGTTTTCCCGAAATGTTTCTCCACTTCGATCTTCAAAGGTGCGTCGATGTACACATACCGTTTCTTTATGATCAACTTCTTCACCTCGCACGATGACGGCTCCAGAATAAATTATATCACCCTTCACCTTGAAAAGAGGAAACTGAAAAGTCCAAAAACCAGCATGAGAGCCACTGTGTCTACCCGGAAGAACAAAAGAAGTACGAAAGAAAGAATTGTCGCAAGTATCCCGAAAGAAGTTCCAAAAGCTACTTTAAGAAATCCAAAACTCGCTGAAGCTATCATAGCAACAACCACAGGTCGAAGTTTGTTCAACATAGTTGAAATCAAAGCACTGTCGCTTTTCTTAAGGTAGAACCTATACACAGAAACTGACAGGATGACAGGGATTAAAATAACGGATAACGTTGCCAGAAAAGCTCCAAACACGCCTCCAATCTTGAATCCCACGTAAGTGGCGGTGTTTATACCTATGGGACCTGGCGTTGTTTGGGATATAGCAACAATTTCGTTGAACTCATCGAGTGTGAGCCACTTGTTTAAATCGACAACGTAGTGAGCTATAGCTTTGATAACACTGTATCCACCACCGAAGCTCACCGCACCGACTTGAAGGAATGTAATGACAAGTTTCAGCAGGTCCATTTCGCAAATGCCACCTCTCACGCTTTTCGCCGTTTCTCCACACCCGTGTTTCGACCGTTCCGGTCCCTTCGAACTTTGTACCTGAAAGAATACGACAGACCGGAGTACAAGACGGCCAGCGAAATAACTATAACGGGGTTGACTTTAAAAACCGAAACAAAGACGAGTGAACCAGAGAACAATAAAAGCTCCTCCAAGTTTCTGACGTTCTTTCTCCACATTCTAAGCACAGTGAGAACAAGTATAGCAAACAAAGGAACCTTCATACCGCGCACAAAAGGAGCTAAGAACTGGTAGTGGGCTTTGAGTACCATTGCGATCGCAAGAATGATTGCGAAGGGGAACATGATTGAACCACATACGGAGACAACGGCCCCAGTTAACCCAAAGAGCCTGTATCCTGCCATCGCAGAGGTATTCACCGCGATCGGTCCAGGTAACGATTGTGCGAGCGTTATTATCGCTGAGAATTCTTCATCGGAGAAGAACTTCTTTTTTCTAACAAACTCATCCTGCATTACCGGAACCATCGCGTATCCTCCGCCGAACGTGACACCACCGATCTTCGCGGTGGTGAGGAACAAGGCAAGGAGGGTCTTCGGATCACGTTTACTTTCCATATTGACACTCCCTACGCCAGTCTCACTAACGCTCACTTGGACCTGTACAGAAAAATTATACATCCCACCGTTGAGTAGTACAACTGAAACGTTTTACGTGTTGAGCGTCCCTACTCTAACCGAAGTGTTAAATGCTATAATATAGATAGCTTGTAGCCAAAAAAAAACCTGGAGGTGTTTGCCTTGAAAAACGTGTGCCGGTTCAATCTACTTAACTTGCTTTTACTCTCGCTTTTACTGATCTCTTCCATCAGCTACTCCGATGTTCTCACAAGCTTTCGAGACGGGTGGGCGGACAAAGTATTGTACATGATCATGATCGACCGGTTCAACGACGGCGATCCGTCGAACAATAACCTCGCCGGAATAGAGTACAACCCGCGAGACGGAGCAAAGTACAGTGGCGGAGACTTAAAAGGGATTATTCAGAAACTCGATTACATTCAAGGTCTGGGTGTCGACGGTATCTGGATAACACCACCAGTTGCGAACCAGTGGTGGGATCCTTGGGTAAACTACGGTGGTTACCATGGTTACTGGGCTAGAAACTTCAAGGAAATCGATGAACACTTCGGAACAATCGAAGATTACCGAAAACTTGCAAACGAGCTCCACAAAAGGAACATGAAGCTAATTCAGGATATCGTCGTTAACCATGTTGGAAATTATTTCCGATTTCGCAACGGAAAGTTCGAACTCAACTCCGGAAGTGTACCAACATCAGCACCCACTCAATATCCGTTCAATTTAAACAACTACAACGATCCCGAGCAAAGGAAGAGAGCTATTTACCACTGGACGCCCGACATTTCGAACTATGCCGACCCGGAACAGCGGCTAAATTACCAGCTCAGCGGACTTGACGATTTGAACACGGAAAACCCTGAAGTGGTGGAGGTTTTGAAAGATTCCTACCATTTCTGGATAAAGGAAGTCGGTGTGGACGGTTACCGTATCGATACTGCTATGTACGTTCCAAAAACGTTCTTCGACGAGTTTCTCAAGGCGCTGGATGGAATACTAAGTCAAAAGAAGGATTTCCTCGTCTTTGGTGAGGCGTGGTTGACCTCAAAACCGTACGAAAATTCAGCGGACTTGGAAATCGCATCTTACTTCGATCACGGGTTCAACGGCATGCTCGATTTTCCGTTGATGGAAGACATAAAGAGAGTTGTCAAGGGAGAACAACCAACGGACTTCTTGGCTTACAGACTAACCGTTAGAAACGAGATCCTAAAGAGAGGATTACTCGTTACATTCATTGACAATCACGACATGGAAAGATTCGCCAAAGGTGTAACCCCTCACATTGTCCAGCAGGCGCTTGCACTGTTGCTCACTCTACCTGGCCTTCCGGTCATTTACTACGGTACCGAGCAATCTTTTGAAGAAACCCGCGCTTCGATGTTTGCAGGTGGTTGGGGTTCCTTTGGCGAGGACCATTTTAACACAAATCACCTGCTGTATCAATTTATACGCGAAACAATCGAGTTCAGAAAGAAACATCCAGCTACGCGCTACGGTGAAGTAAGAGTATTGCTTTCCGAACGACGCAGTGCCGGATTGCTCGTTTACGAGCTAAAATGTTCGGAGGAAACTCTCATTGTTGCTTTAAACACCGCAAACGAGCCCCGCATAGCCAATTTCAAAATTCCATACACACCGGGAACTGTGTTTGAACCAATCTACAACACACTCGCTGGGACTAACCTCCCACTGACCATCAGAGAAGACGGACACGCACTCTTAAGACTACCGGGCAGAGCTTTCACCGTGTTCGCACTCAGTAACGAAACGTCCGAACTATTCCAGCCAAACGTCTCGCTGTCGTTGAACCTCAAGAGTGGAGATGTTGTGAGAGAACGCAAGGTGGTTTTTGGGGAAACGAACGCCAGAACTGTGTACCTGTACTTTGACAGGAAAGTTGAATCGGAACTCAAGATCGAACCAAAGGATGGTAAATTCTCCTTTGAAATCGATCCACTTAAATTCGACCCAGGCGAACACGTACTTCTGATCCGCGCGATGGGACGAACAGCGAGGGATACAATCTACACGGAGGAAATAACCTTCCGCGTTGAGCTTGAAAAAAGGGAACTAGCCTATACACGCGATCCTCTCGATGACGATACAGGGCCAAAAGGTACGTACGTCTATCCTCTCGATCCCACTTTCAAGAGGCAGATGGACATAGTGGAAGCAAAAGTCGAGAGTATTGGAACAACGCTCGTAATTTCTGTGAAACCTCGTGACCTGACAAGATCTTGGAACCCAACCTATGGTTTTGACCACGTCACATACCAAATATTCATCAACGATCCCAACAAAAAAGGTGTCCGTTTCTTGCCATTCCAAAATTTCGAATTTGAAGACTGGGACTGGGACTACGAAGTCTTTGCCACAGGTTGGCAGAGCGCAATTTACTCTTCGAAAGGGGCTGCAAAGGATAGATTCGGCCTACAACTCGGCTCTCCGGAAGTGTTTACCGAGGATGGTTGGGTGAAGATCATAATCAAGGGAGATTGGCTCGGAAATCCCGAAACATTTGAGGGATGGACGATCTACATTACAAGCTGGGACTATGACGGTATCGAAAGTAGGTTCAGACCACTCTTGCCTGAACCGAAAGCCTACATAATAGGTGGCGGAAATCCCGACGATCCATACATAATGGACGATTGCTGGCTTGAAATCGGCAAAAATAATTGAGTTACAGTCACTCTAACTCATATTGTCAGCAAATTACCAAAGAAAAGCTTTCTATAAAGTGCTTTGCAAAAAGAACGCCGGTACGTCCCGGCGTTCTTTTTTGTCTACTTGAAAAAATCCAACCATCATTTTTGGCGATAACTTGATAAGTACTTCTCTCGCAAAACCCTCGCGTGTTCGTATGGTATCACGGAAACGTTGCCTATTTTGAGAGCTTCGATGTATATCTGAGCAGTCTTCTCCGCTAGCTGCGAAGCTACGAAGGCCTCGTGGATAGTTTCTCCTACAGTCACCAAACCGTGATTCTTCAAAAACACGCAGTTGTTCTTGCCAAGGGCTTTAACGGCCTCGCAGGCTAGCTCAATCGTACCCGGGAGCGCGTAATCGCTTACCTGGAGTTCCTCTCCCAGAATCATCACGGCATCCTCGACAACCGGAGGAATGCTCTTTAAACATATCGAAACGACCGTGGAGAAGACTGGATGAGTGTGCACGATCGCGTGTACATCAGGACGTGCTTTGTAAATTTCAAGGTGCATCATGTACTCACTCGAAGGTTTCTTCCTTGCGTAAACTGTATCACCGTTCATACTGAGGACACAAACGTCATCTACTTCCAAAACGTCGTAAGGGATGCCTGATGGAGTAATGTAGACGTATTCCCCGTCTCGAACACTGATGTTTCCCCACGTCCCCTTAGTGAATCCCTCCGCGGATATCTTCAACCCGTACTCGATGATTAAGGTGGCTACTTCGTGGTTAAACTTGAACTCACTCATGTGCGAACACACCCTCGCTTGGATATACTTCCATCATCTTGAGCTCGATACCAAATCTCTGCCAATACTTTTCTTTCAGATGACCAAACACTTCTGGAAATTCAGACTCCGCAAGCACGATCACGCTACCACCAAAACCGGCACCGACGATCCTCGCACCGTAAACTGAAGGTTGCGTTTCGAGATAGCTGATGATGAAATCCACTTCCGAACACGAGACCTCGAAATTGTCGCGCAAGCTGTAGTGCGATTCGTAAAGGAGTTTACCAACCAACTGGAAGTTATCCGTCTCGAGCGCCGAGAGAGTCTTCAGAACACGCTCATTTTCCGTTACCACGTGCCTTGCTCTTCTTTTCAGCACATCGTCATCGATCTTTTCAACATCTTCAAGAGAAACTTCCCGGAAGGATTTCTTGTTCATCAAAATCAACGCCCTTTCACACTCGTACCTACGTTTGTTGTACTCGGAATTTCCCAGTTCATGCTTTACCCCGGAGTCGATAAGGAAGATCTTGACGCCGTCAAGTCTCAGTGGCACGTATTTGTACTCCTTCGTGAGTGTATCCAGGAACATCGCGTGACCTTCCCTTGCAAGGGCAACGGT encodes the following:
- a CDS encoding phosphatase PAP2 family protein, translating into MRKYFLLPILVLVLIFSFAFDITTPNSQQDQMPKISNNTTSLFHSSNATDYLPFLAPLLVIPLDETVRLYVPKLKFLESLDHLEFEHFFILAASTSLFISYYDVSVARAIAQSFIATSTVTALLKFIIGRARPYVNIGALTFNPFSFSKSFQSFPSGHASLSWTIFTPIAQNFGAQWYFVPVILSTQRLWSDEHWLSDVIFGSVLGWWIANRIQSEK
- a CDS encoding serine aminopeptidase domain-containing protein, encoding MKIYEYDKEIPFNLNISKFEKGEVLTFDTVYEPDIPESKRVYVYRFTTTQPWARLIFLHGIGNGHVPYLMWFGEKFAEQGVETFFLIHPYHLQRGKPDWEGGEPFFHHSPAHCIIRFHQAIKDVRRTIDLIEAEEKAGRFHSLPLAIMGFSFGGMIATMTLALDKRLSAGILAFTGGDWRWINWYSPYVEPVRRGYALYSNEWGCKDEDTCKKLREESRKKVHTLKTIDEIFLLKPTCFHYDPISYAKFVNQPVLMFQGVFDKVIPQRASNGLFRLLPNARKFVVPSGHKSSYLFRRIILRKSLQFLEEALANRKLTVA
- the uvrB gene encoding excinuclease ABC subunit UvrB → MPFELVSEYKPMGDQPQAIEKLVEGLRKGYRFQTLLGVTGSGKTFTMANVIKEMNRQVLVISPNKTLAAQLYSEFKSFFPNNKVEFFISYYDYYQPEAYVPAKDLYIEKSADINEVIARMRMSAIKSIMTRRDVIVVASVSAIYACGDPMDFDQLNIKLEVGQQVNLSELPKKLVKIGYERKEDVGLTGSFRLRGDTLEIFPTYQDEGIRIEFFGDEVDRIFTFDRLNRTVIEELDRITIYPTKEFVTTEEKIARAVKTIKQELDERVAELKAMGKELEAQRLYQRTMNDIELLSTLGYCTGIENYSRHFDGRKPGEPPYTLLDYFDKDFLLFIDESHITIPQLRAMYHGEMSRKKSLVEYGFRLPCAYDNRPLKFEEFLKMVNQVIFVSATPGPFELEVSEQIVEQIIRPTGLVDPLVEVRPTRYQVDDLVKEIVEVKKRGEKALVTVLTKKTAEMLAEYLVEFNIRALYLHSELDAIKRVEVLKKLRAGEIDVVVGVNLLREGLDLPEVSLVAILDADTEGFLRSETTLIQIIGRTARNENGKVIMYADRVTPAMQRAIDETNRRRKIQMEYNEKHGIKPKTIVKPMMEDIFAPFRDKEEEMYKLYEDSIFQLKDALTLEEYAALLEEEMYKAASELRYEDAARLRDELFKVRQQLASG
- a CDS encoding methyl-accepting chemotaxis protein — its product is MVQFKVYYPSQVAKRVLALILLVDPLALLVSYYGFAGIGNYPIHVILLGYALAVVTVGLPILFASKYIARKVFDSLNVNVPVVTSLLVFLGNFFAATLIGIVSKAIAPMPESTLILRLAGALAINVNILVIYVWLLSTIRSPDELDEDLFRRIQIPIVLKLVLGVLSISMWIGPILLKALLRRVEVEYSLQRTLVFISVILNVALAVGITLLTRRILNGVPKLVGTLVKLSKGDLTTSWIAQSSDEFKIISKALNNAIAGLRQLLSKAAETSIMSVNLFGEVRKNFEQFEGRTTKMVEDVQNQQLQLERITSSIEEITANIEELSAQAQSLAQLAENIMRSVNNVSEKSAQALDMTKRVKELTAGFLREYENLEKNINIMSENTKNIGSIVETVRAIAEQTNLLALNAAIEAARAGEAGRGFAVVADEIRKLAEQTKASTDMISKTILAIEESSRTLSEGVRNLKAEVVQTEQGYNAVMETFEFLNDVIKNLTGVVDTLAAHSEEQSASAEEMRSGALEISSSVSMISETGQKIVQSASNNLQELSSISKQLATVTETLRELKMRIEVFKY
- the fliI gene encoding flagellar protein export ATPase FliI, with amino-acid sequence MDFLVSKVEALQPYDYIGEVQKIIGLTIESRGPDAALGELCKILVGRRKTLAEVVGFKEDMTVLMPLEDVTGLKKGCEVIRTGRTVSVPVGEDLKGRVIDALGRPIDGRSLTARDYRQIVNEAPNPLVRKRILEPLPVGVRAIDGFLTLGKGQRIGIFAGSGVGKSTLLGMIARNTTADINVIALIGERGREVREFMEKDLGEDGLKRSVVVVSTSDQPALLRVKALLTATTIAEYFRDKGYTVMLMVDSLTRWAMAQREIGLAIGEPPTTRGYPPSVFATLPKILERAGNSDKGSITGIYTVLVEADDFNEPISDTVRGIVDGHIILSRKLAESNHYPAIDVLMSISRLMVDIVKPEHLNAARTLRDLMATYNDAKDLIDVGAYKKGTNPKIDKAIELIDEVNKFLRQGIRERMSFDDTIEYLISLARKAS
- a CDS encoding FliH/SctL family protein; its protein translation is MIIKKRYVYIDAPLKIEVEKHFGKTEDENIVSSKERELMEVVAKANREAEAIVLEAKRQADEILQRAQEEYNLILNQANEQAKQILEGALREKDAMLNEFNQRLSKVLEDFDKTLDDILQAYSTKLLRMVRALVAKFLEKEVDPELTKRKLDKVLVHLVSATKVKIRINPEDMKILPPELLQEIRMKGFEIVSDPTIKNGVIAETDIGTIDTTLDFQMTMLDEIFEEFAGNQSLGGDIGAQNQ
- a CDS encoding chromate transporter, with translation MDLLKLVITFLQVGAVSFGGGYSVIKAIAHYVVDLNKWLTLDEFNEIVAISQTTPGPIGINTATYVGFKIGGVFGAFLATLSVILIPVILSVSVYRFYLKKSDSALISTMLNKLRPVVVAMIASASFGFLKVAFGTSFGILATILSFVLLLFFRVDTVALMLVFGLFSFLFSR
- a CDS encoding chromate transporter; the protein is MESKRDPKTLLALFLTTAKIGGVTFGGGYAMVPVMQDEFVRKKKFFSDEEFSAIITLAQSLPGPIAVNTSAMAGYRLFGLTGAVVSVCGSIMFPFAIILAIAMVLKAHYQFLAPFVRGMKVPLFAILVLTVLRMWRKNVRNLEELLLFSGSLVFVSVFKVNPVIVISLAVLYSGLSYSFRYKVRRDRNGRNTGVEKRRKA